In one Trichosurus vulpecula isolate mTriVul1 chromosome 8, mTriVul1.pri, whole genome shotgun sequence genomic region, the following are encoded:
- the DYDC1 gene encoding DPY30 domain-containing protein 1, giving the protein MESRYLRKFLGRCLSQALADVVKFQPVDPIEYLAFWLYKYKENMVAEELRQRELAQLQQEQELARMEQEMLKQLKEEELLFQQQQLELELEEKERLRLEELEKQRLEMEIQERERLILEGLEKYEEEYSGEEEENVEIPLEGDDLNKTLAEISDRYGAPNLSRVEELEEPTTSDVALEYGKEGKEQ; this is encoded by the exons ATGGAGTCGAGATACCTTCGAAAGTTCCTTGGCCGATGTCTGAGTCAAGCCCTTGCAGATGTGGTCAAATTTCAACCAGTAGACCCAATTGAGTACCTAGCCTTCTGGCTTtacaaatataaggaaaatatgGTTGCAGAAGAATTG CGGCAAAGGGAACTGGCTCAGTTGCAGCAAGAACAAGAATTAGCTAGGATGGAGCAGGAAATGTTGAAGCAACTGAAAGAAGAGGAGCTGTTGTTTCAACAG CAACAGTTAGAGTTGgaactggaagaaaaagaaaggctgaGACTTGAAGAGTTAGAGAAG caacgacttgaaatggaaattcaagAAAGAGAAAGGTTGATCTTGGAAGGGCTAGAGAAG TACGAGGAGGAATACagtggggaagaagaagaaaatgtagaaATTCCACTGGAAGGG GATGATTTAAATAAGACGTTAGCTGAAATTAGCGATAGGTATGGAGCACCTAATTTAAGTCGAGTTGAAGAATTAGAGGAACCAACTACTTCTGAT gtaGCATTAGAGTATGGAAAAGAAGGCAAAGAGCAATGA